CGCCGACTATGCCCTTCGGATGGTACCTCTGAATGATGCGCTTTATGAAACTCGATCCCGGAACAACAAAGAACCTGTAGCCTCTTGATTCGGCGAGCCTCTTCGCTTCTCCTATTCCACACCTGCCGCATCCCACGCATGTTATCCCCTCTGGCGTGAGCTTCGCGGGACACTCAACGGATCGCAGGCACTGGGGCATGAACACGAACCTCTCCTCCACGGGTGTGGCATAGAATTTGCCCCTGTTGATGTAGTTCATCAGAGATATCCCGACATCATCCACGATCTTGTCGTCCGCACGGGCCATCCAGAATATCGCCTTGACGAAGCTCTCCAGCAGGCTTATGCCTATGAGCATCGGCCTGGCCAGGAAATATCGCCCGGTCTTGAAGGATATACCGACGAGCAGCGCGATGATAAGCGAGAGGAGAAGTGAGATTATAAGAGCGAGCACCACAGCTTTTCCAACAAACAGGTAAACCTGATCGAAGTAGTTCATCGGGCGAGTCTTGGATATCGATGATATTAATCTTACTTCGACGAATTCGAAAGACAGCCCTCGAGGCATCCATCATCCCAAACGTTCCATACATGCATGTGGTTGCTGAACTTCATGCATCCTCCTTTGCGGGATTCGCCTCGTCCTTTTCTCTATGAGCCCGTCTCAAATCTGGATCGGCAGTGCAACAGGCTATCCTCCAGCGACTATGAGGTTCTGGGATTCCCCGGATATCTGTGAAGCGGCTGTTCTGAGAGGGGTTCTACGATATCGGGACCCTCCTGGATCTGCAGCTTCCGCCTCCCAGGAGGCATACGACCAGAGATGCGAGGAGTACTGCCATCACTCCCGTCAGGAATATGCCGTCGAATATGCCGGCGCCGCCTATCGAGAGTGCCAGAGGTCGGGGGTATGCAGATGGAGGGGCGAGCGCGGGCAGGACCCCTGGCGTGAGCAGGTTCATAACATCCGCGCCGAGAAGGGTGCCGATCGAGCCGCTGATGTAAGCGATCGCTGGCGCGGTTCTGTATCCTCTGCAGAGGGTGACCGCCACGAGTGCAGCAGATACCGGAGGGACGTACACGGGAAGGGTTATCCCCACATTCGGGACCGGCTCTGCCATCATGTACGTGATTAATGCCACGACCACCGATCCGAAGAGAGCTGTGGAGACCGGCGCTCTCCGCCGCCTGAGGAGATCAATGCTAACGAGAACCGGAACAATGCATCCGCCGACGTTGACCAGGAGACGCACCGGATGGAAGCTCACAGGGATGTCAGAAGGAATCGCGCTCATCATATCGATCATGAACGCCGGATAGGTTGTTATAACACCGCTGTGCAGCGGTATATCTATCATGCTTCCAATTACCGAGCCGAATACCATCAGGCTAGCATGCCAGTGGCCGAATCCGATCTGCTCGAATGCCTCCTCCGTGATGCGTATGAAGAGATATATGAATATCAGCGGGAGGGCCAGGAGCAGAATTACAAGTAGGAGGAAGAAGGGGATCATCAGCTCCAGCATCTCTCATCCACCACTCATTGCGTATCGCATGCGGGCAGCCTCTTCTCGATCACATCGCCATTCGGGCTGGTCTCAGAGAAGATCTGTGCCTCGAAGCACTCTATAACAGTGTCATCATCGAGCCATGCATCAACAGGAAGCCCTGCCTTGAGGCACGTCTGACAGAGGAAGTCCACCGAATCGAAGCCGTACTCCGTCGCGACCTGGGGCAGGAGCAGGCCGGAATACATGCCCCTGGTGACGATCAGGCCGTGCCTCCCTATCTGGACCCGCTCAGGCAGCGTTTTTTTATCGCCATCGATCACCTGGGGCTCGGTGAGAACCGTCACCTCTATGGTTATATCATCAAGCTCCTCCGGACGAACCCTCGGAAACCTGGGGTCTCTCGTGCCAGCATTTATCGCGGAATCCACAATTGCCCTTCCAAGCGGAAGGACTGCTCTGGGATAGCCTATGCACCCACGGAGCTCTCCGTCCTTCTCCAGGGTCACGAAAACGCCACGCCGCTCAGCGAAGACCCCGGGAAGATCGTGCGGATTTATGATCTCTTTCCTGTTGACGTAAGCTGTCAGCGCCTCTCTGGCCAGCCTGACCGCCCTCCTTCCTTCCTCCAGTGTGAGCATAAACATAAATTGACCCGTATCAGATTAAAATCTTGTGAGCTGGCGGACGGGAATATGAACATGCTCAATACGTTGAGCTATAGTATTCCGCATAAGTTGCTATAATATAGGAATATCACATAAAATCGTCTATGAAGTATGAGATATCCAGTAGCTTTTAAATGGGTTTACATGGAGTGACGCAAAGGACTATAAATTGCCCTCCTGACGATTTCTGGATGAACAACTTTGTCATAGCGGATGGACGAGCGTGCTTCACTTGATCAGTAACTCAAGCACTCTCACGATATTGAGCAAATACGGGAATAGCATGCATTCTGGCACGCACAATTGCATTGGAGAACGGGCAGATAAAATAATGGCAGAGGTCAGAGGAACCTGAAGCCCTTTGGCATCTCCCCAAACCTCTTCCGGAACTCT
The sequence above is drawn from the Methanothrix sp. genome and encodes:
- a CDS encoding DUF116 domain-containing protein yields the protein MNYFDQVYLFVGKAVVLALIISLLLSLIIALLVGISFKTGRYFLARPMLIGISLLESFVKAIFWMARADDKIVDDVGISLMNYINRGKFYATPVEERFVFMPQCLRSVECPAKLTPEGITCVGCGRCGIGEAKRLAESRGYRFFVVPGSSFIKRIIQRYHPKGIVGVGCEMEIKEGLILCHSHGIPAIGVPLTTAGCVSTTLDWERLYDVLLQRSSREPDRH
- a CDS encoding DUF1614 domain-containing protein, which codes for MLELMIPFFLLLVILLLALPLIFIYLFIRITEEAFEQIGFGHWHASLMVFGSVIGSMIDIPLHSGVITTYPAFMIDMMSAIPSDIPVSFHPVRLLVNVGGCIVPVLVSIDLLRRRRAPVSTALFGSVVVALITYMMAEPVPNVGITLPVYVPPVSAALVAVTLCRGYRTAPAIAYISGSIGTLLGADVMNLLTPGVLPALAPPSAYPRPLALSIGGAGIFDGIFLTGVMAVLLASLVVCLLGGGSCRSRRVPIS
- a CDS encoding TIGR00296 family protein, with the protein product MLTLEEGRRAVRLAREALTAYVNRKEIINPHDLPGVFAERRGVFVTLEKDGELRGCIGYPRAVLPLGRAIVDSAINAGTRDPRFPRVRPEELDDITIEVTVLTEPQVIDGDKKTLPERVQIGRHGLIVTRGMYSGLLLPQVATEYGFDSVDFLCQTCLKAGLPVDAWLDDDTVIECFEAQIFSETSPNGDVIEKRLPACDTQ